A genomic region of Azoarcus sp. KH32C contains the following coding sequences:
- a CDS encoding ATP-binding protein: MTVEGLPVLKVLLVEDDPLQSARTVALLEHLGQQVLLACDGARAIDRFRSESPDLILMDVLLPGPNGFETTRRIKEIAGAHWVPVIYLTVLGSHGNLVEGLLAGGDDYLIKPVGLEILEAKLRSVFRTLKLYRALEESRDNLESANAALQHANRELETFTYAVAHDLKSPLRAINGYSTLLASTETSTLSAEGREYLRKIVEGTEYMGRLIDDLLEYSRLERGSMNFERLDVARLAEALHAEFRAELDQRDARIRTNIASREVTADRNALTQALRNLLSNALKFAAAGRPLEIEIGARTEDACHHLWVRDNGIGFDMRHHDRIFDIFERLHRSEDYPGTGVGLAIVRKAMQRMGGRSWGSSSPGQGATFHLQWPESQGPAATHPRRE; the protein is encoded by the coding sequence ATGACCGTCGAAGGACTGCCCGTATTGAAGGTGCTGCTCGTCGAAGACGACCCGCTTCAAAGCGCGAGGACGGTCGCCCTCCTCGAGCACCTCGGCCAGCAGGTCCTGCTCGCATGCGACGGCGCCCGGGCCATCGATCGCTTCCGCAGCGAGAGTCCGGACCTCATCCTGATGGATGTCCTGCTACCCGGCCCGAACGGCTTCGAGACGACGCGCCGCATCAAGGAGATTGCCGGCGCACACTGGGTTCCCGTGATCTACCTGACCGTACTCGGTAGCCACGGCAACCTCGTCGAAGGATTGCTCGCGGGCGGCGACGATTACCTGATCAAGCCGGTCGGCCTGGAGATCCTCGAAGCCAAGCTCCGCTCAGTGTTTCGCACGCTGAAGCTGTATCGCGCCCTCGAGGAGTCACGCGACAATCTGGAAAGCGCGAACGCGGCCCTCCAGCATGCGAATCGCGAGCTCGAAACCTTCACCTACGCCGTCGCCCATGACCTGAAGTCGCCGCTGCGGGCGATCAATGGCTACAGCACGCTGCTCGCGTCGACGGAGACCTCGACGCTCTCCGCCGAGGGGCGCGAATACCTGCGCAAGATCGTCGAGGGCACCGAATACATGGGGCGCCTGATCGACGACCTGCTCGAGTACTCAAGACTCGAACGGGGCTCGATGAATTTCGAGCGACTCGACGTGGCGCGCCTCGCCGAAGCCCTTCACGCGGAATTCCGCGCCGAACTGGACCAGCGCGATGCGCGCATCAGAACCAATATCGCTTCACGCGAGGTCACCGCCGACCGCAACGCGCTGACCCAGGCGCTGCGCAATCTCCTGTCCAACGCGCTGAAGTTTGCCGCCGCCGGAAGGCCGCTCGAAATCGAAATCGGGGCGCGGACGGAAGACGCCTGCCACCATCTATGGGTCCGCGACAACGGTATCGGCTTCGACATGCGGCACCATGACCGCATCTTCGATATTTTCGAACGCCTGCATCGCAGCGAGGATTACCCGGGCACCGGGGTCGGCCTCGCCATCGTGCGCAAAGCGATGCAGCGCATGGGCGGGCGCAGTTGGGGCTCGAGCAGTCCCGGCCAGGGCGCCACCTTCCATCTCCAGTGGCCGGAATCGCAAGGCCCAGCTGCAACGCACCCGCGTCGCGAATGA
- a CDS encoding Hpt domain-containing protein: MADDLLAAKIAVLQRAFVVQLPERIRALDDALAKLGQDEESVKAVHVIVHSLAGAGATFGCPEVSTAAREMEQAMFPSGIGHSKFDLAVHARLPALVAALKAAAERAVAEDPQSGQP; encoded by the coding sequence ATGGCAGACGATCTCCTCGCCGCGAAGATCGCCGTCCTCCAGCGGGCTTTCGTCGTGCAGCTTCCCGAGCGCATTCGGGCGCTCGACGACGCGCTGGCCAAGCTGGGACAGGACGAGGAAAGCGTGAAGGCCGTCCATGTGATCGTGCATAGCCTCGCCGGCGCCGGGGCCACCTTCGGCTGCCCCGAGGTCAGCACCGCGGCACGCGAGATGGAGCAAGCAATGTTTCCGAGCGGCATCGGCCATTCGAAGTTCGACCTCGCCGTGCATGCCCGTCTCCCCGCCCTCGTGGCAGCGCTCAAAGCCGCTGCGGAGCGGGCCGTTGCAGAAGACCCGCAATCGGGGCAGCCATGA
- a CDS encoding response regulator — MSMKNLKKILYVEDEPDIRLIAVMALESLGGFTLESCESGREAVAKAPEFSPDLLLLDVMMPGMDGPTTLLALRDLPGLADTPAVFMTAKVQSQEIDEYLELGAVDVIAKPFDPMTLAARIEDIWRRAQEQ, encoded by the coding sequence ATGAGCATGAAGAACCTCAAGAAGATTCTCTACGTTGAAGACGAGCCGGACATCCGGCTGATCGCCGTGATGGCACTCGAATCGCTGGGTGGCTTCACGTTGGAGTCGTGCGAATCCGGTCGCGAAGCGGTCGCGAAGGCGCCGGAGTTTTCGCCGGATCTGTTGCTGCTCGACGTCATGATGCCGGGCATGGACGGGCCGACGACATTGCTCGCGCTGCGCGACCTGCCCGGTCTCGCCGACACGCCCGCGGTGTTCATGACCGCAAAGGTCCAGTCTCAGGAAATCGACGAATATCTCGAGCTGGGTGCCGTCGACGTCATTGCCAAGCCCTTCGATCCGATGACTCTTGCCGCCCGGATAGAAGACATCTGGCGGCGCGCCCAGGAGCAATGA